A DNA window from Fragaria vesca subsp. vesca linkage group LG3, FraVesHawaii_1.0, whole genome shotgun sequence contains the following coding sequences:
- the LOC101303593 gene encoding uncharacterized protein LOC101303593: MKAENNMNKLAVVLVLLAVFISGIEAWTGEIHGRVICDVCGDSALGPEDHILEGAEVAVLCITKSGEVLNYQAFTNAKGRYTVAETMPESDRWDACLARPISSFHEHCTHLRGTSSGVKFSYNHPSGYSHTVRTFVYQPSSVPAYCI; encoded by the exons ATGAAAGCAGAGAACAATATGAACAAGCTCGCGGTGGTCCTTGTCTTGTTGGCGGTCTTCATTTCCGGTATCGAAGCTTGGACTGGTGAAATCCACGGCAGAGTTATCTGTGATGTTTGTGGCGACTCCGCTCTCGGACCTGAAGACCATATTCTTGAAG GTGCTGAGGTAGCTGTTCTATGCATCACAAAATCCGGAGAAGTTTTAAATTACCAGGCATTCACGAATGCTAAGGGGAGATATACAGTGGCAGAGACTATGCCTGAGAGTGACCGCTGGGATGCATGCCTGGCACGACCTATTAGCAGCTTCCATGAGCACTGCACTCATCTCAGGGGTACCAGCTCAGGAGTAAAGTTCAGTTATAATCACCCATCAGGTTATTCTCACACCGTCAGAACTTTCGTCTATCAACCGTCTAGTGTACCAGCATACTGCATTTAA